In Conger conger chromosome 12, fConCon1.1, whole genome shotgun sequence, one DNA window encodes the following:
- the egfl7 gene encoding epidermal growth factor-like protein 7 isoform X2: protein MSPALLILSSSVLLLHVTCTPQYFSQPGRRVCGRNVPHHNTVLHTESFVQPVHQPYMTLCQGHRLCSTYKTVYRVSYRQVNRVPASHFYPECCPGWRRVHSHNCNQAVCAQPCVNGGSCIRPNHCVCPQGWTGQHCQTDVDECSGPNPCSQRCVNTAGSYRCGCREGYSLAWDGHSCEPLPPPPTPPAPPKPAPLPPPTSRAGGGSAAADNMTEEVQILKNRVELLEQKLQLALAPVSSLFPVSLDEAMVERTTFLTHSIQQLDRIDSLSEQIGFLEERLGTCSCRDN from the exons ATGTCCCCGGCGCTCCTCATCCTGTCCTCCTCCGTGCTGCTCCTGCATGTGACCTGCACCCCGCAGTACTTCAGCCAGCCCGG GCGGCGGGTTTGTGGCAGAAATGTCCCTCATCACAACACCGTCCTGCACACAGAGTCATTCGTCCAGCCCGTCCACCAGCCCTATATGACCCTCTGCCAGGGACATCGACTCTGCAGCACCTACAA GACAGTGTACAGGGTATCCTACCGGCAGGTGAATCGAGTGCCGGCGTCGCACTTCTACCCAGAGTGCTGTCCAGGATGGAGGCGAGTCCACTCGCACAACTGTAACCAAG cCGTGTGTGCCCAGCCTTGTGTGAACGGGGGCAGCTGCATCAGGCCCAACCACTGTGTCTGCCCCCAGGGCTGGACAGGACAGCACTGTCAGACAG ATGTGGACGAGTGCAGTGGCCCCAACCCCTGCTCCCAGCGCTGCGTCAACACGGCGGGCAGCTATCGGTGCGGGTGCAGGGAGGGGTACAGCCTGGCATGGGACGGGCACTCCTGCGagcctctccctccaccccccaccccgcccgcTCCGCCCAAACCGGCCCCTCTCCCGCCACCCACCAGCCGTGCAG GGGGAGGGTCGGCAGCCGCGGACAACATGACCGAGGAGGTGCAGATCCTGAAGAACAGAGTGGAGCTGCTGGAACAG AAGCTACAGCTGGCCCTGGCTCCTGTCAGCAGCCTCTTCCCTGTGTCTCTGGACGAGGCCATGGTGGAGAGGACCACGTTCCTCACCCACTCCATCCAGCAGCTGGATCGCATCGACTCCCTCAGCGAGCAGATCGGCTTCCTGGAGGAGCGTCTCGGGACCT GCTCCTGCAGAGACAATTAG
- the egfl7 gene encoding epidermal growth factor-like protein 7 isoform X1, which yields MSPALLILSSSVLLLHVTCTPQYFSQPGRRVCGRNVPHHNTVLHTESFVQPVHQPYMTLCQGHRLCSTYKTVYRVSYRQVNRVPASHFYPECCPGWRRVHSHNCNQAVCAQPCVNGGSCIRPNHCVCPQGWTGQHCQTDVDECSGPNPCSQRCVNTAGSYRCGCREGYSLAWDGHSCEPLPPPPTPPAPPKPAPLPPPTSRAGGGSAAADNMTEEVQILKNRVELLEQKLQLALAPVSSLFPVSLDEAMVERTTFLTHSIQQLDRIDSLSEQIGFLEERLGTCECLPARLTSPSASIRHSILRIHA from the exons ATGTCCCCGGCGCTCCTCATCCTGTCCTCCTCCGTGCTGCTCCTGCATGTGACCTGCACCCCGCAGTACTTCAGCCAGCCCGG GCGGCGGGTTTGTGGCAGAAATGTCCCTCATCACAACACCGTCCTGCACACAGAGTCATTCGTCCAGCCCGTCCACCAGCCCTATATGACCCTCTGCCAGGGACATCGACTCTGCAGCACCTACAA GACAGTGTACAGGGTATCCTACCGGCAGGTGAATCGAGTGCCGGCGTCGCACTTCTACCCAGAGTGCTGTCCAGGATGGAGGCGAGTCCACTCGCACAACTGTAACCAAG cCGTGTGTGCCCAGCCTTGTGTGAACGGGGGCAGCTGCATCAGGCCCAACCACTGTGTCTGCCCCCAGGGCTGGACAGGACAGCACTGTCAGACAG ATGTGGACGAGTGCAGTGGCCCCAACCCCTGCTCCCAGCGCTGCGTCAACACGGCGGGCAGCTATCGGTGCGGGTGCAGGGAGGGGTACAGCCTGGCATGGGACGGGCACTCCTGCGagcctctccctccaccccccaccccgcccgcTCCGCCCAAACCGGCCCCTCTCCCGCCACCCACCAGCCGTGCAG GGGGAGGGTCGGCAGCCGCGGACAACATGACCGAGGAGGTGCAGATCCTGAAGAACAGAGTGGAGCTGCTGGAACAG AAGCTACAGCTGGCCCTGGCTCCTGTCAGCAGCCTCTTCCCTGTGTCTCTGGACGAGGCCATGGTGGAGAGGACCACGTTCCTCACCCACTCCATCCAGCAGCTGGATCGCATCGACTCCCTCAGCGAGCAGATCGGCTTCCTGGAGGAGCGTCTCGGGACCTGTGAGTGCCTGCCCGCGCGCCTTACTTCCCCCTCAGCGAGCATTCGTCACTCAATACTCCGCATCCATGCGTAA